One genomic region from Streptomyces venezuelae encodes:
- a CDS encoding GNAT family N-acetyltransferase, translating into MPPTRPPGEPLGDDTLDLRVDDLVALLTTGAPPPTPNGDASGGDLLDSVADWTPTTTRFGTFQLVPVRLDRDLPLLTRWMNDPAVAAFWELAGPETVTAEHLRAQLQGDGRSVPCLGVLDDVPMSYFELYRADLDPLARHYPARPHDTGIHLLVGDATDRGRGVGTALLRAVAELVLDHRPRCTRVVAEPDIRNTPSVSAFLRAGFRNAAEVDLPDKRAALMIRDRTLRHSL; encoded by the coding sequence GTGCCGCCCACAAGACCCCCGGGAGAACCCCTGGGGGACGACACCCTCGACCTCAGGGTCGACGACCTCGTCGCCCTCCTCACCACCGGAGCCCCGCCACCGACCCCGAACGGCGACGCCTCCGGCGGAGACCTCCTCGACTCCGTCGCCGACTGGACCCCGACCACCACCCGATTCGGCACCTTCCAGCTCGTACCCGTACGCCTCGACCGTGACCTGCCGCTCCTCACCCGGTGGATGAACGACCCCGCGGTCGCCGCCTTCTGGGAGCTCGCGGGCCCCGAGACCGTGACCGCCGAGCACCTCCGCGCCCAGCTCCAGGGCGACGGGCGCAGCGTCCCCTGCCTCGGCGTCCTCGACGACGTGCCCATGAGCTACTTCGAGCTCTACCGCGCCGACCTCGACCCGCTGGCCCGGCACTACCCGGCCCGCCCCCACGACACCGGTATCCATCTCCTCGTCGGAGACGCCACCGACCGCGGACGGGGCGTCGGCACTGCCCTCCTGCGCGCCGTCGCCGAACTCGTCCTCGACCACCGCCCCCGATGCACCCGGGTCGTCGCCGAACCCGACATCCGCAACACCCCCTCCGTCTCGGCCTTCCTCCGCGCCGGCTTCCGCAACGCGGCGGAAGTCGACCTCCCCGACAAACGAGCCGCGCTCATGATCCGCGACCGCACCCTTCGTCACTCTCTGTGA
- a CDS encoding trypsin-like serine peptidase translates to MRSIRPLLMAASAVAALTLTATACGPTEDVGAGDKPSAPTSLNPADKIKIPEDLKERLKEHGIDLDKWRDGEWKNWDRDKWLREAKDFVNPIIEDLWDPDRMRDAERPDKPVEEEDISGDEGVTDPTPAAVKAKAVAPKYHGNAAEAGKVFFDGPEGSMVCSATVVQDPAHPGKSNMVWTAGHCVHKGKQGGWYRNIAFVPSYNDSALPTSALEKATREQVAPYGVWWADWVKTSDEWIAEGASTGGAGAPYDFAVIQVTPEKGGSGKSLEETVGSALPVDFNAPAVPKIASLTATGYPAAPPFDGQKMFQCQDKPGRLSLKAEQPTMYRIGCTMTGGSSGGGWVAQGSDGKPALVSNTSIGPATAGWLAGPRLGPEAKAIFDEVSKKYAGQ, encoded by the coding sequence ATGCGATCGATTCGTCCGCTGCTGATGGCGGCTTCCGCCGTCGCGGCGCTGACGCTCACCGCGACGGCCTGCGGCCCGACCGAGGACGTGGGCGCGGGAGACAAGCCCAGCGCGCCCACGAGCCTGAACCCGGCTGACAAGATCAAGATTCCGGAGGACCTGAAGGAGCGTCTGAAGGAACACGGGATCGACCTCGACAAGTGGCGCGACGGCGAGTGGAAGAACTGGGACCGCGACAAGTGGCTCCGTGAGGCCAAGGACTTCGTCAACCCGATCATCGAGGACCTCTGGGACCCGGACCGCATGCGGGACGCCGAGCGCCCCGACAAGCCGGTCGAGGAGGAGGACATCTCGGGTGACGAGGGTGTCACCGACCCGACTCCGGCCGCGGTCAAGGCGAAGGCCGTCGCCCCGAAGTACCACGGCAACGCCGCCGAGGCCGGAAAGGTCTTCTTCGACGGCCCCGAGGGCTCGATGGTCTGCTCGGCCACCGTGGTGCAGGACCCGGCCCACCCGGGCAAGTCCAACATGGTCTGGACGGCCGGGCACTGCGTGCACAAGGGCAAGCAGGGCGGCTGGTACCGCAACATCGCCTTCGTGCCCTCGTACAACGACTCCGCGCTGCCGACCTCCGCACTGGAGAAGGCGACGCGGGAGCAGGTCGCTCCCTACGGCGTGTGGTGGGCGGACTGGGTCAAGACCTCCGACGAGTGGATCGCCGAGGGCGCGTCCACGGGCGGCGCCGGTGCCCCGTACGACTTCGCGGTCATCCAGGTGACGCCGGAGAAGGGCGGCTCGGGCAAGTCGCTGGAGGAGACGGTCGGTTCGGCGCTCCCGGTGGACTTCAACGCGCCGGCCGTGCCGAAGATCGCGAGCCTGACGGCGACCGGCTACCCGGCGGCGCCGCCGTTCGACGGCCAGAAGATGTTCCAGTGCCAGGACAAGCCGGGCCGGCTGTCGCTGAAGGCGGAGCAGCCGACGATGTACCGGATCGGCTGCACCATGACCGGTGGTTCGTCCGGTGGTGGCTGGGTGGCCCAGGGCAGCGACGGCAAGCCGGCGCTGGTGTCGAACACCTCGATCGGCCCGGCGACGGCCGGCTGGCTCGCGGGTCCGCGACTCGGACCTGAGGCCAAGGCGATCTTCGACGAGGTCAGCAAGAAGTACGCCGGGCAGTAG
- a CDS encoding IucA/IucC family protein translates to MNATPISPATETTAPLAVEEPTVPRQHIGPYDPRPPRPAAADATVPDPLDDPDPQRAADVATVENLLRCWIREKNLPAPDSTTLRVPLDASGTALLVPVRYWSATGWHRFGAPSLEGLPASAPTADAVTVAALLSRETGRPEGTELVGRVADSARRTADFLTESRRDPHPHPDADLFLAAEQSLLLGHPLHPTPKSREGLSEAEARLYSPELHGSFPLHWVAVDPTVLGSDSAWTEQGRHVTAEQLTAGLAEGLTLPAGTAPLPLHPWQARELLHRPDVRELLDAGLLHDLGLHGSPWHPTSSVRTVHRPGARAMLKLSLGLRITNSRRENLRKELHRGVEVHRLLRTGLVDEWQAAHPGFDIVRDPAWLAVNTPDGTPVPGLDVMIRHNPFGPGDDAVCIASLTTPRPWPGATTMRSRLADIIGKLSTRTGRPTTAVAAEWFLRYLDQVVRPVLWLDGHAGIALEAHQQNTLVLLDPDGWPIGGRYRDNQGYYFRESHRAELESRLPGIGAHSDTFVSDQVTDERFAYYLGINNILGLIGAFGAQHLADERVLLAALRSFLTSATSLGSPLPHRLLEAATLRSKANLLTRLHGLDELVGPVDTQSVYVTVTNPLRT, encoded by the coding sequence GTGAACGCCACCCCCATCTCCCCGGCGACCGAGACGACCGCACCCCTCGCCGTCGAGGAACCCACCGTCCCGCGCCAGCACATCGGACCGTACGACCCGCGGCCGCCCCGCCCGGCCGCCGCCGACGCCACCGTGCCGGACCCGCTGGACGACCCCGACCCGCAGCGCGCCGCCGACGTGGCGACCGTCGAGAACCTGCTCCGCTGCTGGATCCGGGAGAAGAACCTGCCCGCCCCCGACTCCACCACCCTGCGCGTACCCCTCGACGCCAGCGGCACCGCCCTCCTCGTCCCCGTCCGCTACTGGTCGGCCACTGGTTGGCACCGCTTCGGCGCCCCCTCCCTCGAAGGCCTCCCGGCCTCCGCGCCCACCGCCGACGCCGTCACCGTCGCCGCGCTGCTCAGCCGCGAGACCGGCCGCCCCGAAGGCACCGAACTCGTCGGCCGGGTCGCCGACTCGGCCCGGCGCACCGCCGACTTCCTCACCGAGAGCCGCCGCGATCCCCACCCCCACCCGGACGCCGACCTCTTCCTCGCCGCCGAACAGTCCCTGCTGCTCGGTCACCCCCTGCACCCCACCCCCAAGAGCCGCGAAGGACTCTCCGAGGCCGAGGCGCGGCTCTACTCACCCGAACTCCACGGCTCCTTCCCGCTCCACTGGGTCGCCGTCGACCCCACCGTCCTCGGCTCCGACTCCGCCTGGACCGAGCAGGGCCGCCACGTCACCGCGGAACAGCTCACCGCCGGCCTCGCCGAGGGACTCACCCTCCCCGCCGGCACCGCACCCCTGCCCCTGCACCCCTGGCAGGCCCGCGAGCTCCTGCACCGCCCCGACGTCCGCGAACTCCTCGACGCCGGCCTCCTCCACGACCTCGGCCTCCACGGCAGCCCCTGGCACCCCACCTCCTCGGTCCGCACCGTGCACCGCCCCGGCGCCCGGGCGATGCTCAAGCTCTCCCTCGGCCTGCGCATCACCAACTCCCGGCGCGAGAACCTCCGCAAGGAACTCCACCGCGGCGTCGAGGTCCACCGGCTCCTGCGCACCGGCCTCGTCGACGAGTGGCAGGCGGCCCACCCCGGCTTCGACATCGTCCGCGACCCCGCCTGGCTCGCCGTGAACACCCCGGACGGCACCCCCGTCCCCGGACTCGACGTCATGATCCGCCACAACCCCTTCGGGCCCGGCGACGACGCCGTCTGCATCGCCTCCCTCACCACCCCCCGCCCCTGGCCCGGAGCCACCACCATGCGCTCCCGGCTCGCCGACATCATCGGCAAGCTCTCCACCCGCACCGGCCGCCCCACCACGGCCGTCGCCGCCGAGTGGTTCCTCCGCTACCTCGACCAGGTCGTCCGCCCCGTCCTCTGGCTCGACGGACACGCCGGCATCGCCCTGGAGGCCCACCAGCAGAACACCCTGGTGCTCCTGGACCCGGACGGTTGGCCCATCGGCGGCCGCTACCGCGACAACCAGGGCTACTACTTCCGTGAGTCCCACCGCGCCGAGCTGGAGAGCCGACTTCCCGGCATCGGCGCCCACAGTGACACCTTCGTCTCCGACCAGGTCACCGACGAGCGCTTCGCCTACTACCTCGGCATCAACAACATCCTCGGCCTGATCGGCGCCTTCGGTGCCCAGCACCTCGCCGACGAGCGCGTCCTGCTCGCCGCCCTCCGCAGCTTCCTCACCTCCGCCACGAGCCTGGGCTCGCCCCTGCCGCACCGACTCCTGGAGGCCGCGACCCTGCGCAGCAAGGCCAACCTCCTCACCCGCCTGCACGGCCTCGACGAGCTCGTCGGGCCGGTCGACACCCAGTCCGTCTACGTCACCGTCACCAACCCCCTCCGCACGTGA
- the hflX gene encoding GTPase HflX: MTSSSSPSQDEQRFAETNRTESLRADALMEEDVAWSHEIDGERDGDQFDRSERAALRRVAGLSTELEDVTEVEYRQLRLERVVLVGVWTSGTVQDAENSLAELAALAETAGALVLDGVIQRRDKPDPATFIGSGKARELRDIVVETGADTVVCDGELSPGQLIALEDVVKVKVVDRTALILDIFAQHAKSREGKAQVALAQMQYMLPRLRGWGQSLSRQMGGGGGGGMATRGPGETKIETDRRRIREKMAKMRREIAEMKTGRDIKRQERRRNKVPSVAIAGYTNAGKSSLLNRLTGAGVLVENALFATLDPTVRRAETPTGRVYTLADTVGFVRHLPHHLVEAFRSTMEEVGESDLILHVVDGSHPAPEEQLAAVREVFRDVGAVNVKEIVVVNKADAADPLVLQRLLRMEKHSIAVSARSGQGIEQLLALIDAELPRPEVELEALVPYTQGGLVSRVHAEGEVESEEHTPEGTLLKARVHEELAAMLAPYVPAAH, from the coding sequence ATGACCTCCTCTTCTTCCCCTTCCCAGGACGAGCAGCGCTTCGCGGAGACGAACCGTACCGAGAGCCTTCGGGCCGATGCCCTGATGGAAGAGGACGTCGCCTGGAGCCACGAGATCGACGGAGAGCGGGACGGCGACCAGTTCGACCGCTCCGAGCGTGCGGCCCTGCGCCGTGTCGCGGGCCTCTCCACCGAGCTCGAGGACGTCACCGAGGTCGAGTACCGCCAGCTGCGCCTCGAGCGCGTCGTGCTGGTCGGCGTCTGGACCTCGGGGACCGTGCAGGACGCGGAGAACTCCCTGGCGGAGCTCGCGGCCCTCGCCGAGACGGCGGGCGCCCTCGTGCTCGACGGCGTGATCCAGCGCCGTGACAAGCCGGACCCGGCGACCTTCATCGGCTCCGGCAAGGCGCGCGAGCTGCGCGACATCGTCGTCGAGACCGGCGCCGACACCGTCGTCTGCGACGGCGAGCTCAGCCCCGGCCAGCTCATCGCCCTCGAAGACGTCGTCAAGGTGAAGGTGGTCGACCGGACCGCCCTCATCCTCGACATCTTCGCCCAGCACGCCAAGTCCCGAGAGGGCAAGGCACAGGTCGCGCTCGCGCAGATGCAGTACATGCTGCCGCGACTGCGAGGCTGGGGTCAGTCGCTGTCCCGTCAGATGGGTGGCGGCGGCGGTGGCGGCATGGCCACCCGTGGTCCCGGTGAGACCAAGATCGAGACCGACCGGCGCCGCATCCGCGAGAAGATGGCGAAGATGCGCCGGGAGATCGCGGAGATGAAGACCGGCCGCGACATCAAGCGGCAGGAGCGCCGGCGCAACAAGGTGCCGTCGGTCGCCATCGCCGGATACACCAACGCGGGCAAGTCCTCCCTGCTCAACCGCCTCACCGGGGCGGGCGTGCTCGTGGAGAACGCCCTGTTCGCGACCCTCGACCCGACCGTGCGCCGGGCCGAGACGCCCACCGGCCGCGTCTACACCCTGGCCGACACCGTCGGCTTTGTCCGGCACCTGCCGCACCACCTGGTCGAGGCGTTCCGCTCCACCATGGAGGAGGTCGGCGAGTCCGACCTCATCCTGCACGTCGTGGACGGCTCCCACCCGGCTCCGGAGGAGCAGCTCGCCGCCGTGCGCGAGGTCTTCCGGGACGTCGGCGCGGTGAACGTCAAGGAGATCGTCGTCGTCAACAAGGCGGACGCGGCGGACCCGCTGGTCCTCCAGCGTCTGCTGCGGATGGAGAAGCACTCCATCGCGGTCTCGGCCCGTTCGGGTCAGGGCATCGAGCAGCTGCTCGCGCTCATCGACGCCGAACTGCCGCGCCCCGAGGTCGAGCTCGAAGCCCTCGTGCCGTACACGCAGGGCGGTCTCGTCTCGCGGGTGCACGCCGAGGGCGAGGTGGAGTCCGAGGAGCACACCCCGGAGGGCACCCTGCTGAAGGCCCGGGTGCACGAGGAGCTGGCGGCGATGCTCGCGCCGTACGTTCCCGCCGCGCACTGA
- a CDS encoding M1 family metallopeptidase, translating to MPLVRNPLPRARWLRAAVLVAASTGLVAAALPAPAPLGIGDPLFPHLGNPGYDVLAYDLDLTYPGVNTKPLAAVTRIDARVTADLERLNLDFTHGTVSAVTVDDIPAAYTGRGEDLIITPAVPVDAGEQIEITVTHTSDPTGPADTGGWVRTGDGLAMANQADAAHRVFPSNDHPADKAYFTFRITAPSTLTAVANGLPAGRVDHGATTTWTYRTRHPMATELAQVSIGSSTVVHRTGPGGLPLRDVVRTADRELMEPWLRKTPGQLEWMERQVGPYPFETYGVLVADADTGFELETQTLSLFERGLFTEPGYPEWYVDSIMVHELAHQWFGDSVSPRTWSDLWLNEGHASWYEALYAEEKAGKSMEQRMKAAYAASDGWRADGGPPAAPEPPSPGHKISLFRPVVYDGSALVLYALRQEIGTEAFGRLERRWVADHRDSTATTADFTALAGEIAGRDLTAFFRDWLYAAKTPPMPGHPDWRSRPAEAVRTAAKPG from the coding sequence ATGCCGCTCGTCCGAAACCCCCTGCCCCGTGCGCGCTGGCTCCGTGCCGCCGTCCTCGTCGCCGCCTCGACCGGGCTCGTCGCCGCCGCGCTGCCCGCCCCGGCGCCGCTCGGCATCGGCGACCCGCTCTTCCCGCACCTCGGCAACCCCGGCTACGACGTCCTCGCGTACGACCTCGACCTCACCTATCCGGGGGTCAACACGAAGCCGCTCGCCGCCGTGACCAGGATCGACGCCCGCGTCACCGCGGACCTGGAGCGGCTCAACCTCGACTTCACCCACGGGACCGTCTCCGCCGTCACCGTCGACGACATCCCGGCCGCGTACACCGGCCGCGGCGAGGACCTGATCATCACCCCCGCCGTGCCGGTCGACGCCGGCGAGCAGATCGAGATCACCGTCACCCACACCAGCGACCCCACAGGACCCGCCGACACCGGCGGCTGGGTGCGCACCGGCGACGGCCTCGCCATGGCCAACCAGGCGGACGCCGCCCACCGCGTCTTCCCCTCCAACGACCACCCCGCCGACAAGGCGTACTTCACCTTCCGGATCACCGCCCCCAGCACGCTCACCGCCGTCGCCAACGGCCTGCCCGCCGGCCGTGTCGACCACGGCGCCACCACCACCTGGACGTACCGCACACGCCACCCGATGGCCACGGAGCTCGCCCAGGTCTCCATCGGCAGCTCCACCGTCGTGCACCGGACCGGCCCCGGCGGCCTGCCCCTGCGGGACGTGGTGCGGACCGCCGACCGGGAGCTGATGGAGCCCTGGCTCCGCAAGACCCCCGGCCAGCTGGAATGGATGGAGCGGCAGGTCGGCCCGTACCCCTTCGAGACGTACGGCGTGCTCGTCGCCGACGCCGACACGGGCTTCGAGCTGGAGACGCAGACCCTCTCCCTCTTCGAGCGCGGCCTCTTCACGGAGCCGGGCTACCCGGAGTGGTACGTCGACTCGATCATGGTCCACGAGCTGGCCCACCAGTGGTTCGGCGACAGCGTCTCGCCCCGCACCTGGTCCGACCTCTGGCTCAACGAAGGACACGCGAGCTGGTACGAGGCCCTCTACGCGGAGGAGAAGGCCGGCAAGTCCATGGAGCAGCGCATGAAGGCGGCCTATGCGGCCTCCGACGGGTGGCGGGCCGACGGCGGCCCGCCCGCCGCCCCCGAGCCGCCCTCGCCCGGCCACAAGATCAGCCTCTTCCGGCCCGTCGTCTACGACGGCAGCGCCCTCGTCCTCTACGCCCTCCGCCAGGAGATCGGCACCGAGGCCTTCGGGCGCCTGGAGCGCCGCTGGGTCGCCGACCACCGGGACTCCACGGCCACCACCGCCGACTTCACGGCGCTGGCCGGCGAGATCGCGGGACGGGACCTCACCGCCTTCTTCCGTGACTGGCTGTACGCGGCCAAGACCCCGCCCATGCCCGGGCACCCCGACTGGCGCTCCCGCCCGGCCGAGGCCGTCAGGACGGCGGCGAAACCCGGGTGA
- a CDS encoding diaminobutyrate--2-oxoglutarate transaminase family protein: MAVTESAPAVAPAAQVRSTTGDATDQGGGYEAILRRQSQRESAARTYARSLPIVPVRARGLTIEGADGRRYLDCLSGAGTLALGHNHPVVLEAIRKVLDSGAPLHVLDLATPLKDAFTSELFATLPARLADDARIQFCGPAGTDAVEAALKLVRTATGRDGLLAFTGAYHGMTAGALSASGGATDVRVTRLPYPQQYRCPFGVGGDRGAELAARWTENVLDDPKSGVTTPAGMIVEAVQGEGGVIPAPDDWMRRMRRITADRSVPLVVDEVQTGVGRTGAFWAVEHSGVVPDVMVLSKAIGGSLPLAVIVYRSELDAWEPGAHAGTFRGNQLAMAAGTATLAYVRENKLAERAGILGARILGQLQGLAAAHPCVGDVRGRGLMIGVELVDPEAAGPDDPVPPAAPALALAVQQECLARGLIVELGGRHSAVVRLLPPLTLTDEQATAVLDRFADALAAAERAHIPATGALRNTPGPSH; encoded by the coding sequence GTGGCCGTGACCGAATCAGCTCCTGCCGTCGCACCGGCCGCGCAGGTGCGGAGCACGACGGGCGACGCGACGGACCAAGGCGGTGGGTACGAGGCGATCCTGCGCCGCCAGTCGCAGCGAGAGTCCGCCGCCCGCACCTACGCCCGCTCGCTGCCGATCGTCCCCGTGCGGGCTCGCGGCCTGACCATCGAGGGCGCCGACGGCCGCCGTTACCTGGACTGCCTCTCCGGCGCCGGGACCCTCGCCCTCGGCCACAACCACCCCGTCGTCCTGGAAGCGATCAGGAAGGTCCTCGACTCGGGTGCCCCGCTCCACGTCCTCGACCTCGCCACCCCTCTCAAGGACGCCTTCACCTCGGAGCTGTTCGCCACCCTGCCGGCCCGACTCGCCGACGACGCCCGCATCCAGTTCTGCGGGCCGGCCGGCACGGACGCCGTCGAAGCGGCCCTCAAACTCGTCCGCACCGCCACCGGCCGCGACGGACTCCTCGCCTTCACCGGGGCCTACCACGGCATGACGGCCGGAGCCCTCTCCGCCTCCGGCGGAGCCACCGACGTCCGCGTGACCCGGCTGCCGTACCCGCAGCAGTACCGCTGCCCCTTCGGCGTCGGCGGCGACCGAGGCGCCGAACTCGCCGCCCGCTGGACCGAGAACGTCCTCGACGACCCCAAGAGCGGTGTCACCACCCCCGCCGGAATGATCGTCGAAGCCGTCCAGGGCGAAGGCGGGGTCATCCCCGCCCCCGACGACTGGATGCGTCGGATGCGCAGGATCACCGCCGACCGCTCCGTCCCGCTCGTCGTCGACGAGGTCCAGACCGGCGTCGGCCGCACCGGCGCCTTCTGGGCCGTCGAGCACAGCGGCGTCGTGCCCGACGTGATGGTCCTCTCCAAGGCCATCGGCGGCTCCCTCCCGCTCGCCGTCATCGTCTACAGGTCCGAGCTCGACGCCTGGGAACCCGGCGCACACGCCGGCACGTTCCGCGGCAACCAGCTCGCCATGGCCGCCGGGACGGCCACTCTCGCGTACGTCCGCGAGAACAAGCTCGCCGAACGGGCCGGCATCCTCGGCGCCCGTATCCTCGGCCAACTCCAGGGCCTCGCCGCCGCCCACCCCTGCGTCGGCGACGTCCGCGGCCGGGGACTGATGATCGGCGTCGAACTCGTCGACCCCGAAGCGGCCGGCCCGGACGACCCGGTCCCGCCCGCCGCCCCGGCCCTGGCCCTCGCCGTCCAGCAGGAGTGCCTCGCCCGCGGACTCATCGTCGAACTCGGCGGCCGCCACTCCGCGGTGGTCCGGCTCCTGCCCCCGCTCACCCTCACCGACGAGCAGGCCACCGCGGTCCTCGACCGCTTCGCCGACGCCCTGGCCGCGGCCGAACGGGCCCACATCCCCGCGACGGGCGCCCTCCGGAACACCCCCGGACCGTCCCACTGA
- a CDS encoding trypsin-like serine peptidase encodes MRSVRLISAALGVATALALTATACGPTETPAADAPAVGASSSTPAADGAGDGDDLAKDLADKLKKHGVDLDKWKDGEWKNWDKATWLREAEDFVNPVIDGLWDPTRMQSAKSPDQTITAQAGASGTDPTPRPVNAQREKTPYHRNAAPVGKIFFDSPEGHMVCSGTIVKDPRRPGKSNMVWTAGHCVHAGKSGGWYRNITFVPAYNDLGKSPSALRNAQPHEIAPYGQYWADWAVTSGDWIQRGGSNQAWPYDYAVLHVQPERGGKSLEETVGAALPVDFSAPTAAQAGTMGAWGYPQAPPYNGLIMHKCLDRATRLTTAPATPTMYRIGCTMTAGSSGGGWFRVLPNGKTALVSNTSIGPAGGNGWLAGPQLGRGAKAAHEMVSKKFAR; translated from the coding sequence ATGCGTTCTGTACGACTCATATCCGCCGCACTCGGCGTGGCCACGGCGCTCGCGCTGACCGCCACGGCCTGCGGCCCCACCGAGACCCCGGCCGCCGACGCGCCGGCCGTGGGGGCGAGCAGCTCCACGCCCGCCGCCGACGGCGCCGGTGACGGTGACGACCTCGCCAAGGACCTCGCCGACAAGCTGAAGAAGCACGGCGTCGACCTGGACAAGTGGAAGGACGGCGAGTGGAAGAACTGGGACAAGGCGACCTGGCTCCGTGAGGCCGAGGACTTCGTCAACCCGGTGATCGACGGCCTCTGGGATCCGACGCGTATGCAGTCGGCGAAGAGCCCGGATCAGACGATCACCGCGCAGGCCGGCGCGAGCGGCACCGACCCGACGCCCCGGCCCGTCAACGCGCAGCGCGAGAAGACGCCTTACCATCGCAACGCGGCCCCGGTAGGGAAGATCTTCTTCGACTCGCCCGAGGGCCACATGGTCTGCTCCGGCACCATCGTGAAGGACCCGCGCCGGCCCGGGAAGTCCAACATGGTCTGGACGGCCGGACACTGCGTCCACGCGGGCAAGAGCGGCGGCTGGTACCGCAACATCACCTTCGTGCCGGCCTACAACGACCTCGGCAAGTCGCCCTCGGCCCTGCGCAACGCGCAGCCGCACGAGATCGCGCCCTACGGCCAGTACTGGGCCGACTGGGCGGTGACCTCGGGTGACTGGATCCAGCGCGGCGGTTCGAACCAGGCCTGGCCGTACGACTACGCCGTGCTGCACGTGCAGCCCGAGCGGGGCGGCAAGTCGCTGGAGGAGACCGTCGGCGCCGCGCTGCCGGTCGACTTCTCCGCGCCGACGGCCGCGCAGGCCGGGACGATGGGCGCCTGGGGCTACCCGCAGGCGCCGCCGTACAACGGCCTGATCATGCACAAGTGCCTCGACCGCGCGACGCGGCTCACCACGGCCCCGGCCACGCCGACGATGTACCGGATCGGCTGCACGATGACCGCCGGTTCCTCGGGCGGCGGCTGGTTCCGTGTCCTGCCGAACGGGAAGACGGCCCTCGTGTCGAACACCTCGATCGGCCCGGCCGGCGGCAACGGCTGGCTCGCCGGACCACAGTTGGGCCGGGGCGCCAAGGCGGCGCACGAGATGGTCAGCAAGAAGTTCGCCCGCTGA